The Methylomusa anaerophila genome has a segment encoding these proteins:
- a CDS encoding ABC transporter permease encodes MFWRMLQGALARQQRRLFMVALTIALGVSLTTAMLNVMLDVGDKVNRELKAYGANITVTPRAASVVKDLYGVETTEGSGQYLQEADLGKIKTIFWANNIVTFAPSLVTDAVGPDGQTIPVVGTWFDHELPLPTGDTAATGIKALKSWWDVQGSWITDTDNQGAMMGSLLAAKLGLRPGDIVTLRLAGGQQAENFTITGVFNSGGAEDEQIFVPLRKVQQALHLDGKIGKVEVSAITTPENELARKAAQDPKSLSLKEWETWYCTAYVSSISYQIEEVVNGARAKPVRQVAESEGAILQKTQLLMLLITVLSLAGSALGISNLLSASVMERSKEIGLLKALGATDGAVALLVLVETLLAGAGGGLFGYFAGLGFAQIIGWSVFGSAVAAKGMVIPLVMILVALVTLAGSLPAMRMLLTLRPAEVLHGR; translated from the coding sequence ATGTTTTGGCGGATGCTGCAAGGCGCGCTGGCCAGACAACAGCGGCGGCTGTTCATGGTAGCGCTGACCATTGCGCTGGGGGTTTCCCTGACGACAGCCATGCTTAACGTGATGCTGGATGTTGGCGATAAGGTCAACCGGGAGCTCAAAGCGTACGGGGCCAATATCACGGTTACGCCCCGTGCGGCGTCGGTGGTGAAAGATCTGTACGGCGTGGAGACGACCGAAGGAAGCGGTCAGTACCTGCAAGAAGCCGATTTGGGCAAAATTAAGACGATCTTTTGGGCGAACAACATTGTGACTTTTGCGCCCAGTCTGGTCACTGATGCCGTGGGCCCGGACGGACAAACCATCCCGGTCGTGGGCACCTGGTTTGACCACGAGCTCCCGTTGCCGACCGGTGATACGGCCGCTACGGGCATTAAGGCATTGAAATCCTGGTGGGATGTTCAGGGAAGCTGGATTACGGATACTGATAATCAAGGTGCAATGATGGGAAGTCTGTTGGCCGCAAAACTCGGGTTGCGGCCGGGGGATATAGTCACCCTTCGGCTGGCGGGCGGGCAGCAGGCCGAGAATTTCACGATAACCGGGGTGTTTAATAGTGGCGGAGCCGAGGATGAACAGATTTTTGTGCCTCTCCGCAAGGTGCAACAGGCGTTGCATTTGGACGGGAAAATCGGCAAAGTGGAGGTAAGCGCCATCACTACCCCGGAAAACGAGCTGGCCCGCAAGGCGGCTCAGGACCCGAAAAGCCTATCGCTTAAGGAATGGGAAACCTGGTATTGCACCGCTTATGTCAGCTCTATTTCATATCAAATCGAGGAAGTGGTAAATGGAGCTCGCGCCAAACCGGTGCGGCAGGTAGCGGAATCAGAAGGGGCAATCTTGCAGAAGACACAGTTGTTGATGCTGCTGATTACCGTTCTCAGTCTGGCTGGGTCGGCATTGGGCATTTCCAATCTATTAAGCGCCAGTGTTATGGAACGCAGTAAGGAAATCGGGCTGCTGAAGGCGTTGGGGGCGACTGACGGCGCGGTGGCACTCTTAGTGCTGGTGGAAACGTTGCTGGCCGGGGCTGGTGGCGGGCTTTTCGGCTATTTTGCCGGTTTGGGTTTTGCCCAGATTATCGGCTGGAGCGTGTTTGGGTCCGCTGTGGCGGCCAAAGGCATGGTCATCCCTTTGGTCATGATATTGGTCGCGCTGGTGACGCTGGCGGGCAGCCTGCCGGCCATGCGGATGCTACTTACGCTACGGCCGGCTGAAGTACTTCATGGCAGGTGA
- a CDS encoding ABC transporter permease, which yields MTKYSLYGKMVLYALLRRRSRMLVALLAVAIGATVLSGLVTLYYDVPRQMGREFRSYGANLLLLPAGDNQILREQAVQQAVGSLPQGKVIGLAPYLYDRVKVNAQPVLAAGTDFAAVQKVSPYWQLAGQWPAPGSGGVVVGAEVAERLRLEPGQTVAVAVPGSDEEKKLPVAGIVHTGGNEEDFIFMELPLLQQWLSKPGQVSVAQVSVQAGETELTAWLQQVTDAVPGIMPRLVKQLTQSEGLVLGKLQALVYLVTLIVLLLTLICVATTMMAVVTERRKEIGLKKALGAENRSIVLEFLGEGIALGGLGGLLGTGCGFFFAQTVSIQVFARSISFQPLVALAAFIVAVAVAGLACLIPVRMATHVEPAIVLRGE from the coding sequence ATGACAAAATACTCTTTATACGGAAAAATGGTGTTATATGCCTTGTTGCGCCGCCGGTCGCGCATGCTTGTCGCTTTGCTGGCGGTAGCGATTGGTGCAACCGTGCTGTCAGGACTGGTGACGCTGTATTACGATGTGCCCCGGCAAATGGGCCGGGAATTTCGCTCCTACGGTGCCAATCTCTTATTGTTGCCGGCGGGGGACAATCAAATCTTGCGGGAACAGGCCGTGCAGCAGGCGGTGGGTTCGCTGCCGCAGGGGAAAGTGATTGGCTTAGCCCCGTATTTGTATGACCGGGTAAAAGTCAATGCCCAGCCGGTCCTGGCAGCGGGCACGGATTTTGCCGCCGTGCAAAAAGTCAGCCCCTACTGGCAGCTTGCAGGCCAGTGGCCGGCACCCGGCTCCGGTGGGGTAGTCGTCGGCGCAGAGGTGGCGGAACGGCTGCGCCTGGAACCAGGCCAGACGGTGGCAGTGGCGGTGCCGGGGTCTGATGAAGAGAAAAAGCTGCCGGTGGCGGGTATTGTCCACACCGGGGGCAATGAAGAGGACTTTATTTTTATGGAACTGCCCTTGCTGCAGCAGTGGCTGAGCAAACCCGGCCAGGTTAGTGTGGCCCAGGTGAGCGTGCAAGCTGGCGAAACCGAATTGACGGCCTGGTTGCAGCAAGTGACCGATGCAGTGCCTGGCATCATGCCGCGGCTGGTCAAACAACTGACCCAGTCGGAGGGGCTGGTGCTGGGTAAATTGCAGGCGCTGGTGTATCTGGTTACGCTGATTGTCCTGTTGTTAACCCTGATCTGTGTGGCTACCACCATGATGGCGGTAGTGACCGAGCGGCGTAAGGAAATCGGACTGAAAAAGGCGCTGGGGGCGGAGAACCGCAGCATTGTCCTGGAGTTTCTGGGGGAAGGAATCGCGCTCGGCGGGCTGGGCGGTCTGTTGGGCACCGGCTGCGGCTTCTTTTTTGCGCAGACCGTCAGTATCCAGGTTTTTGCCCGGTCCATATCTTTTCAACCGCTCGTAGCGCTGGCCGCTTTTATAGTGGCGGTAGCGGTGGCTGGCCTGGCCTGTCTCATTCCGGTCAGGATGGCGACCCATGTGGAACCGGCGATTGTGCTCCGGGGCGAGTAA
- a CDS encoding ABC transporter ATP-binding protein has product MNILELRGITMDYGTVKALDNIHLTVKQGEWLAIMGPSGSGKTTLMNIIGCMDKPSNGAVVLDGVDLSTLPAKGLTAIRRDKIGLVFQQFHLVPYLTALENIMVAQYYHSMPDEAEALAALERVGLKERARHLPSQLSGGEQQRVCIARALINYPALILADEPTGNLDEANQNLVLGIFRELHREGHTIITVTHDPAVAERAERCIVLGHGRIADQRQNGCRTGEVACTCANG; this is encoded by the coding sequence ATGAATATATTGGAATTACGCGGTATTACCATGGATTACGGGACGGTCAAGGCCCTGGACAACATTCACTTGACGGTCAAGCAGGGCGAATGGCTGGCGATTATGGGCCCGTCCGGCTCGGGGAAGACTACGCTGATGAATATTATTGGTTGTATGGATAAACCTTCCAACGGGGCGGTCGTTTTAGACGGGGTGGACTTGTCCACTTTACCTGCCAAAGGCTTGACTGCCATTCGCCGGGATAAAATTGGACTGGTGTTTCAGCAGTTTCATCTGGTGCCGTATTTGACCGCTTTGGAAAATATAATGGTGGCGCAATACTATCACAGTATGCCGGACGAAGCCGAGGCCCTGGCGGCTTTAGAGCGGGTGGGTCTTAAAGAACGGGCCCGGCATTTGCCGAGCCAGCTTTCCGGCGGCGAACAGCAGCGGGTATGCATTGCCCGGGCGCTTATCAACTATCCGGCGCTTATCCTGGCCGACGAACCGACCGGCAATCTCGACGAAGCCAACCAGAATCTGGTGTTGGGCATTTTCCGGGAGCTGCACCGGGAAGGACATACGATTATTACCGTGACCCATGACCCGGCAGTGGCAGAGCGGGCGGAACGGTGCATCGTGCTGGGGCATGGCCGGATTGCCGATCAGCGGCAAAACGGCTGCCGGACAGGGGAGGTGGCCTGCACATGCGCAAATGGCTAG
- a CDS encoding FMN-binding protein: MRKWLAGLAACILTVGLLAGCGGVKETGPAAKNYTDGTYMARSSPDERGAVGEITLVIEKGRIVKADYRGIKKDGTIKDEDYGKTNGKIENQEFYKKAQHALKASAAYPAKLVETQNVKAIDAVSGATVSYQQFSEAVKKALNQAAPVDAKSSASISLKRWALDTLKKIFQ; this comes from the coding sequence ATGCGCAAATGGCTAGCCGGTTTAGCGGCGTGTATTTTGACGGTCGGTCTGTTGGCCGGCTGCGGCGGAGTTAAGGAAACGGGGCCAGCGGCAAAAAACTATACAGATGGCACCTATATGGCCCGGAGCAGCCCCGATGAACGGGGCGCAGTGGGTGAAATCACGCTGGTCATCGAAAAAGGACGGATCGTCAAGGCTGATTACAGAGGAATTAAAAAAGACGGCACAATCAAGGATGAAGATTACGGTAAAACCAACGGTAAAATTGAAAATCAGGAATTTTACAAAAAAGCACAACACGCGTTGAAAGCTTCGGCGGCCTATCCGGCCAAGCTGGTGGAGACGCAAAACGTGAAGGCTATTGACGCGGTATCAGGGGCCACCGTTTCGTATCAGCAGTTTAGCGAAGCAGTGAAAAAGGCGCTCAACCAGGCTGCGCCGGTGGACGCCAAGTCCAGTGCCAGTATTTCTTTAAAGCGATGGGCTTTGGATACGTTGAAAAAAATATTTCAGTAG